The DNA region TCACCGCGCGGCATTGCGCGCCGACCAGATCATCGCCGGTGATGCCGACGGTCCAGCCAAGCCGCGAGGCCATGCTGACGATCTGGTCCGTGGTGTGGACCGCCGACGGGCGGCGGATCTTCGGGATCGCCTCCATCTCCTCGACGCGCGCGAACATCTTGATGCCGATGACCGTGGTCTTCAACCGCAGCAGGTTGTTCAGGTCGGCCACGATTGCCGAGAGGTCGAACTGTTCCGGCGGTGTCTGCTGTTGCATGGCGAAAACTCCCGTGATCGGCGGCTTGGCGCCGCCTGTTGATTTGATGTTAGCCGGATTGGCCGAAGGAAGCGACAAGCTCGTGGTGCGGCTCAACGTGCGGCCGGTCCCGGCAGCAGATCGTCGGTCTTGCCCGCGAGATGATAGGCAACCAGCCCGATCCACTCCCGTGTGCCGAGATCGGTGCGCGACAGGCCGTCGATCGCAAGCGTTGCAAAGCTCATGACATTGCCGACGCGCCAGTCGACCGGATAGGCCTCGACATTGAAGCCCGCCTTGCGGAACAGCCCGACCGACCGCGGCATGTGATAGGCTGACGTCACGAGCAGCCAGCGCTCACCCGGCTTGGGATCAACCAGCGCCTTGGAGAACTCAGCGTTCTCCACCGTGTTGCGCGAGCGGCGCTCGATGGTCAATCGCGACTTGGCAATGCCGAGGCTCTCGAACATCTCGGCGGCGTAGTCGGCTTCGCGCGCGTCGTTCGAGATCAGGTTCGCGCTGCCGCCGGTGAACACGAGGCGCGCGTTCGGATATCTGCGCGCGAGCGCCGCCGCCGCGATGACGCGATCCGCCGCAGTGCGCACCACCGGCGTGCCATGCGCGACCGACAGATCGGCATCGATCGAGCCGCCGAGCACGATGATGCCGTCGGGCGCGCCGCGCGAAGCGTCCCATGGCGGGAAGCGCTGCTCCAGGACGGAGATCAGGACATTGCCGAGCGGCGAGAAGCCGCAGATCGCGAGCAGCAGCG from Bradyrhizobium sp. B124 includes:
- a CDS encoding YdcF family protein, giving the protein MFFVLSKTLGIILLPINFLIGIGVIGAVLLLTRFARLGRRLMVASALLLAICGFSPLGNVLISVLEQRFPPWDASRGAPDGIIVLGGSIDADLSVAHGTPVVRTAADRVIAAAALARRYPNARLVFTGGSANLISNDAREADYAAEMFESLGIAKSRLTIERRSRNTVENAEFSKALVDPKPGERWLLVTSAYHMPRSVGLFRKAGFNVEAYPVDWRVGNVMSFATLAIDGLSRTDLGTREWIGLVAYHLAGKTDDLLPGPAAR